The Lysinibacillus irui sequence GATTTAATCCATCTTCTGTTTGCGAACTTCGAGCAAGCCAAGAGCTCACTGTACTTTCAGCTAAATATTGACCTTCTTGGAAGTAATAGTTTTCAGTGTCAAACTCATTTTGAGATAGACGCATTAAACCTGTTTCAACTTCCTTCATATCATATTTCGTATAAATATTAGATACAACTAGACCTCTACTTGCACTCTCTTTATAAGGAATAAGTGTCTTATAATAGGATTCATCAATTTGTATGCTTGGGATAATTGTTGTTTCAGCTTTTTCTTTCTGTTGCGTTTCCTGTGTAAGCTCTGTCTCCTCCTTGTTAGAAGGCACACAGCCGACTAGCATTGCAGCAGCTACGATTGCTGGAATGAGTCGAAAAGACTTCATTATTTAGTGCTCCTTTACTAATAATCAATTTTGTCCGACGAAATCACTGGACGCCATGATGTAATCTAGCATTCCACATGCCTTTCATGAGGATATGTCGTCAGTGTTTTTTATTAGATGAGGTCAAGTTGTTCAATTAAGTTTTCTTCATTCCAAACTTCAATACCTAATTGCTCAGCCTTTGCCAGCTTAGAGCCTGCGTCCGCACCCGCGATAACAAGGTCTGTTTTTTTGCTGACACTGCCTGTGACAGTACCACCTAACTCTTCTATTTTCGCCTTTGCTTCGTTACGTGTCAATTGCTCAAGTTTACCAGTTAAAACAATTGTTTTCCCTGCAAAAGGACTTTCCCCAATAGCCACTTCTACTTTTTTACCTTTATAGGTCATATTTACGCCTGCCTCTGCAAGACGTCCAATAACCGCGCGTGCGTCTTCATTTGAGAAATATTCCACTAACGAAGACGCCATTTTATCACCAATCTCATAAATTGCCACTAGCTGATCCTCTGTTGCTACCATTACCGCTTCCATTGAACCAAATTCCTCTGATACAATTTTTGCTGCTTTTTCACCAACATGTCGAATTCCAAGACCGATTAATAAACGCTCCATAGAATTCTCCTTCGAAGCTTGGATGGCATTCACTAAATTAGTTGCCGATTTTTCACCCATGCGTTCTAATTCAACAAGTTGCTCAACTGTTAGATGATATAAATCAGAAACATCATGGATTAAATCTGCACGTAATAATTGCTCAACTACTTTATCTCCAAGGCCATCAATGTTCATGGCATTTCGAGAAACAAAATATTTTATGCTTTCCGCAATTTGAGCAAAGCAAGCAGGATTTACACAGCGTAATGCTACTTCACCTTCAATACGAATCAATTCACTATCACAAACAGGGCAATTTTTTGGCATCATAAATGGAACGGAGTCCTCTGGTCGTTGTTCGATTAGCACCCCTACCACCTGTGGGATAATATCACCTGCTTTTCGAATGATGACTGTATCCCCTAAACGAATATCTTTATCTCTAATTAAATCTTCATTGTGTAGGGAAGCACGTTGCACCGTTGTCCCTGCTACTTGTACTGGTGTTAAAATAGCCGTTGGCGTAACTACACCTGTACGTCCCACTGTTAAGTCAATATCAAGCAATGTTGTAACAACTTCTTCTGCGGGAAATTTGTATGCAATCGCCCAACGTGGACTCTTTGCTGTATAACCTAGCTCATCTTGCTGAGCATAACGGTCCACTTTAATAACAATGCCGTCAATCTCGTAAGCTAATTTTGGACGGTTTTCTGTCCAATGTTCTATAAAGGACATTACTTCTTCAATAGTAGAGCATCGTTGGCGCTCTTTATTTGAAGGGAAGCCCAAGCCTTCCAAATAATCAAGCATCTCCGCATGACCATCGATACCATATACTTCTCCGTCTCCGCCAATGGCATAGATAAAAGTTGATAGTTGGCGACTTGCCGCAATTTTAGGGTCTAACTGGCGTAATGAGCCAGCTGCAGCATTACGAGGATTGGCAAACAATTCCTCACCATTGTCAGCACGTTGGGCATTTAATTTTTCAAAAGACTTTTTAGGCATA is a genomic window containing:
- the ligA gene encoding NAD-dependent DNA ligase LigA, yielding MNEIEQRIAELNKLLHEYGHAYYVLDKPVVADSVYDQLLHELIALEEANPSLIYPDSPTQRVGGAVVEGFKKVTHDYPMLSLSNAFNEADLREFDRKVRQAIGDHFSYVCELKIDGLAISLKYENGVFIQGATRGDGVVGEDITANLKTIRAIPLRLKEPVTIEVRGEAYMPKKSFEKLNAQRADNGEELFANPRNAAAGSLRQLDPKIAASRQLSTFIYAIGGDGEVYGIDGHAEMLDYLEGLGFPSNKERQRCSTIEEVMSFIEHWTENRPKLAYEIDGIVIKVDRYAQQDELGYTAKSPRWAIAYKFPAEEVVTTLLDIDLTVGRTGVVTPTAILTPVQVAGTTVQRASLHNEDLIRDKDIRLGDTVIIRKAGDIIPQVVGVLIEQRPEDSVPFMMPKNCPVCDSELIRIEGEVALRCVNPACFAQIAESIKYFVSRNAMNIDGLGDKVVEQLLRADLIHDVSDLYHLTVEQLVELERMGEKSATNLVNAIQASKENSMERLLIGLGIRHVGEKAAKIVSEEFGSMEAVMVATEDQLVAIYEIGDKMASSLVEYFSNEDARAVIGRLAEAGVNMTYKGKKVEVAIGESPFAGKTIVLTGKLEQLTRNEAKAKIEELGGTVTGSVSKKTDLVIAGADAGSKLAKAEQLGIEVWNEENLIEQLDLI